AAACGGCCTCCACCCCTTGGAAGCGAAGAGGCTCCTCGTCGGGGCGGTAGACTTCCACCACCCGGGCGTAAGGGTCCACCAAAACCCCAAGCCGTGCCCCGTTCTTCAGGTAAAGGGCCATCTTGGACCTGAGCTCCTCCACGGCCTGGGAGGCGGAGCGAATCTCAAACACCGCCTTGGGCGCGATGGGGGGAAAACCCTCCCTTTCGGCCCCGGAAAGGGCCTCCCACACGGCCCGCTCCACGAAGGCGGCATTAGGGGAAAGAATGGAGCCATCGGGCAAAAGGAAGCCCGTGGAGGAGTCCAAGACCACGCCCAAGCCCTTCTCCTCGTTCCAGCGGGCCAGCTGATAGGCCAGTTGCAAGCTCCTCCGGCCGCTCTCTCCTCCTGTGGGACTCACCCAAAGCCTCCCTTCCGGCGAACGCTCCAGCTGGTACCCGGGATTGAGCTCGGAAAGGCGGCGGAGTTCCGCCTCGGTGATGGGGTGCGCCAGGTTTAAGACCAGGGCCATGCCTGCCCCCATTGTGGCACAGAGGGGCTTAGAATGGGGAGAAGGGGCCAAGCGCCCATCCAGGAGACC
The genomic region above belongs to Thermus sediminis and contains:
- a CDS encoding Uma2 family endonuclease, translated to MALVLNLAHPITEAELRRLSELNPGYQLERSPEGRLWVSPTGGESGRRSLQLAYQLARWNEEKGLGVVLDSSTGFLLPDGSILSPNAAFVERAVWEALSGAEREGFPPIAPKAVFEIRSASQAVEELRSKMALYLKNGARLGVLVDPYARVVEVYRPDEEPLRFQGVEAVSLEPELPGFRLHLPPLW